A region of the Yarrowia lipolytica chromosome 1C, complete sequence genome:
GCGTCCCAACCTCGCACATTGCAACAGAACATTGCcccaacacaaacacatgaCAACGGGAGATAAACCGCATGCGGCATTAACAACCACAGGACGGAGTtacacagaaacagagacaCGACAAGGAAGCGACAGCCAACAatgccaacaacaacggtAACGCAACCACAACAGGTCATTGGGTCATCACTTCCActtccacctccatctcccgACCCGCCCACGCTCCTTATGTCACTTGTGTCTGTGCACACCTTTTTGTGTTCCACTACAAAAAGACGCGCTGTTGGGGGCGGAACACTAAGACGCGGACCGTGTAAACGACACAATCCGCACGCCGCCCACCAAGGGTACGTGACCTCCCCCACCGAATAAGTCCACAGAGAGCATGTCTTGGACACAAATGTGTCCAATTTCTCCGACGCCCGCTTTCAAATACTCACTTTTTTCAAGTttggttttgtgtgtgtttgatAGTAAGTGAGGTGGGATATTATGCAGCGGTGTTGGCAGGTAAGAAGTAGGTTTGATGCTACGTTCCGGTCCGAAAGGGGTATTTCGGGGTTAGGGTATATGACTTCATTGTGCATATTCCGGGTAACTGATTAAGATTTTGCGATACCGTGGGGGATAGTTTTATTGTGGGGGTTTGGGGAGTGCTTGGCTAGGGTTGGGCTAGGGTTTGGGTTCGGAGATGATGTTTGAGGGTTAGAGGAATGTATTTGTTTGGTCTGATTTTTTATTGGGTGATGGTTGGGTGGGTTAGCTAGGATCATGTGTGGGATTTTGTTAGTTCAGATTTTGGAGAATTTTGTGGGGAATTAGTTGGGAGGGTTGTTTGAGTTTAGGGTAGGTTTTGTTGGAGATTTGTTAGAGTTTAGGGTAGGTTTTGTTTAAATTTGTTAGAGTTTATGATATGTTTTGTTGGAAATTTGTTGGAAATTTGCTGGAGTTTATAGAGGAGGTTTTGTTGAAAATAGAGAGATGACTACGACGTGTGGAGAAACTTTTGAGCGAGTCTGAAAAGACAGACTTGTAAAGATATTTGCAAGGATTATGATCATCTTTTTAAATTTGTATTTCTGCAGATGACTAAAGATAAACTTGGGTGTTCAGTTCATGTTACAGAAAGATGTAGAGACTAGAGGAGGACtagaggagaagagaagagaggtAGAAAATGTTTTTTGACATGTGTTAGACGATTTCGTCTATCTAAATTGACTATGGAAGTCCTCGGGAGCGACTATGAAGAGATCTTTGAAATGAGCCATTTTCCGACCAATCTCTGTCGAGCTCTATGGGCCCTGTGGAGGGGTGGGGAGTTCATTGCGGTGTATTTCGGTGTATTTCGATGTATTTCGATGTATTTTCAGACCGTTTGCTTATTCTGATTGACTCGTTTGATCGACTCAATGTTCATTGGTTCTGATATGTCTCTAGTTTTTGGTATCCGTATGAACTGTCTGACGGTCCATCTATAACGGGCTAGAGAGGGGCTATTGAGATTCAACTAGTTTCTTCGGATTCCTCGAGTCTTTCTGATCACTTTGATACATGTCTCTTATTCTTATTGTCTTCAGAGGCGGTTCAAATTTGTCTATTTTCATTCACGCCCCCAAGCTCCAGTCCAGCTCCATTCCAGCTTCTAGTTGGGCCATAATATACCCGTGATCAGCCGGCCGGTACTTCAGTAATGGCGTATACATTCCAATGCGACCCGAAGTATGATCTTCCCGCATTTTGCGGCCGCCGATCGGCGCCAAAGATCGACATACGAGTACCGAATTGGATGAGACCGTCTTTCCAGGTACCGTAGAGGGTTGGATTGGTATGTTCGGTCACATGAAAGGTCGGAATTGGGTCTCTGGTCATGTATAAGGTAAGACCTTTCTGCTTTTAgttcggtcacgtgactaccCGGTGCGGTTATGAGTGGCTCTTCTAATCCGGTCTGATTTTGTATGGATGGCCACCATTGTTTGGGACAAGAATTTGGAGTTGAATTGGGAGTTGAGCGGACGGGGAGTTGATTATAGCAATATTCGGAAGATGGGGAGTATTTTGcagtttgttttttttggtcttTTTGCACTTTTCTGATTCGATGACGAGCCTGTACATTTGTACACGTAGAAGATCAGACGACTCGGTCTAGATGCTTCAATTGACATTCTACTGCAGTTACTGACCAGCAAGGAGTTGGAATGGATTGAACTGCGGCGGGGTGGATCCCATTcagcaaaaaaacaactcCATTGATGGCTTTTTGGTAGAAATAAGCCATTTCTTAGAGGGTCCAGAATCTGCTCAGGAACCGCCCAGGAGCTGCTCTGGAACCGCCCTGGAATCGCACAGGAACCGCCCAAAAGTTGTCCGGAAACGCCCTAAACAAATGCGGAAACGCCCACCACCAATCTCAGACATATGTCTTTCTTGCCTGGACGAACACAACAAAGATGAGAGATTAAAACCGCCCCAATCAGACGCTTGGCTCCGCTTGGCTCCGCTTGGCTCCTCTTGGCTCCTTCTAGACCCCCCTTCAAGATCCACGGACCCACGATTGCTCATTTGCGTAATTTAGCCATTAATTAAACTAGATTAATCTCCACCAATGTCTCGGATGCCCACAGCAACATTTTTTGCACCTTCCTAATTGAGATTGGTGACATTCCAAGCGGTCGGGAAAAGGTGGACCTGCGTCTGTTTCGGGAAGATTTAATGGATATTTGAATATACCATTTTGTTCCTTGTACCTGGGGGGTTGCAATGGTCTAGTCTACATTTCCATAGACCCAATATTTCCCGAGATGGACACTCGTATTCTCCGTCTGGCATGATGTAAACAACTATGCAGCAAATTTCGGAACTTTAACTAAAACTTTAACTAAAATCTGGGGTGCCCAACTAATTTTAGAGTTACTTAAGAATATCAAGTAATTCCAGAATTTACGAAAGGTCGTTTTCTGGACAGTAGGAAGAAGCAGATTTGGGGGATAAAAAGTCGTTTTGGGGGTATTAGATCGCACCTTTCAATATTTAATATTTCAGATTAtgatctacttgtagaagttCAAGATTTGCATTTTATCAAGAAAAACTCGCCCTAAAACCAGCTAATTGCACAATGAAGCATGATAATtacacaaaaaaaataccaTTGGAAAGCTCTCGGTTTTCTCATCTCATTGGTATCTTTTTTTCGTCCAATCCACCTATAAATCGCTCTGTTAATCCCCGCAATATTTTCCCATAGTTCCATAGTTCCATAGTTCATAGTTCCGTAATCCCCTCTATAGCAACAAGTTACAGGGGTGTCTGGACATTGTTATTGATAAGTGGGTTCGATTGAAACGAAAATCCGGACTCCAGTGGCCCTAGACGGACTATATTTGGGTATCAGATGTTCCGCAGAAATTGATGTGTTGCTAATTTCAGAAATACAGAGGTTAAGAAGGAATTTTTGGTACCAGGAGATAGCTCTGATTATGACGAGTTTGCTCCTTTCTTCAGATGTCTtatactcgtacaaatACGCACGTTAGCCGTGTCAGTAGTATGATTCAAAAATAGCCGTGTGAAACGGGCGTAAAACGGACGTTGAAGACGGGGGAAGTTGATGGGTCGGTTCTGTGTGTTGAGGGTTGAGATTATGTGCAAATTTTGGCTTGATATCTTCTTTCCGACGGATTCTAGATGTATGTTCGTCATTCTTCAAAAATCTATACCTTCAGATCATTCAATATTGTCTCAAATACGAGTCTGACGTATCGTTCGATACCTCTTGGTTTGGAGACGATCATATCAGCAAAACGCGGTTACTAAAATACAAATAATTGCAAGTATGACGGTCTTTTTGGATGGAAAGATGTACTGAGAGGAATAAACCGGTGTAGAACGGAACAGAAAAAGAATAGAACGGACCCCTTTCAGTGACCAACACTTATCAGAATCGCATTTTCGCACTTCTCAATCCCTCTTTTCAATCGCACATCTCAATCACACTCTCAGAATCGCACCTCTTCACCAACCAATGTCAATATTGAATGCAATGCACGGTTAAATGTCGGTTAAATTAGGGTTTTGTGCCAAGATCCCAAAGTGGGTGTTCGTTTTTGGACTGTGCATGCAGTAAACAAGTGGGTATGTATGCATATGCGCCATACATGTATATGCACTATACATGCACAAAACATGTATGCACCACAACATGGCAGCATGGCAACACGGCTACAGGTAACAGGCAACAGGCAACAGGCAACAGGCCATGACAGATACAACTACAAGGGCACTCCTAAATGACCACTGGGGAATTAATTAATGTTAATACTCTCGTTGTCGTCATCACAACGTTGATAAATACCGGGAATCCGAAACTAAACTGCAGAAAAACTGACAGATGACAAATGAGGGGAAGGACTGACTTAGTTGTTCTTCTGGCCATCGAGCTTCTGCTGGGCGGCCGACTGGACCGACTGGACGGCGAGCATAGCTCGGTCGAAGCCCGAAGTGTCGGCCTGGTCGCCGAGGGTCTTCTGGACGGTCTGCTTGGAGCCAAACAGCCAGCCAAAGAGGTTCTTAAGAATATCGacaatgttgttgagcagagGCGACATGAGAATCTTCTGCGACAGGTTGACAATCCACATTCCAACGTTGGTGAGGAAGTCCTTGAGGCCGGAGTTGATAATGAAGGCGTAGACGGCCTGGTCGAACCGGGTACCGCCCTTGACCACGTCCAGGAAGGCGTTGAGGTACTTGAGCACGCCCAGAAGAGCGTTGGAGATAGCCTGGCCCAGCTCGTTGAGAGACAGGTCAGTGATGGCCTTGCCGGTGTCCTTGAGGAACTGGCCACCGGTCTGCAGAAGGCCAACAGCAAAGTTGATGTAACCGGAGAAGTCAAGGAATCCAACCGACTGCTGGGCCTGGGCGGCAAAGGAGCCAGGAGCGAGCGAGAAAACAGGAGCGAAGTCGGCCACCACCTGGGCGGCATTTTCGCCGGAAACAAGAATCTCCCGGGACTGGAGTCGGGGGGAGGGAGCAGCCAGAGCACTGGAGGCGACGgcggcaacggcaacggcgGAGAACTTCATTGGAGACGAGATTAACGAGAGTGTGTTTGGGAGAGAGAATTCGAACGTCTAAGGAAGAGGTGGTATTTATATTCCTGTCGATCGTTTCTAGGTTTGACAGAGGGGGGGGAAAGTGAAAACCGGGATATGGCCAGGCTGGAAAAGGGTAGAGAGAGCTTTTGAAAGACATGAATGGTACCAAGTTGAAGCTACCAATTAGGGCTCTACAATTGTACGACTTTTATTCCATTCCCATTCATATCCACCGACTTGGAAACACATTCATAACAGCCGTGTTTTGAACAAAGAATATTTTGAGTTATCGAAAAGTGGATGAAAAAAGTATTTATCTCGACGAATAATGCTCGGATATTTTTCATGATTTCAGAAGTCGGACCCTGATCCTGTTCTCTACAATTTTTTGTGCTTCAAAATATCCCATCATTTTCCCCCGTTCTTCTAATCCCATCTACATCACCGACATCGCGGCTTTAGCGACAAAACTaacaaagaaaaaagagtTTGAGCTAAATGGATATTCCGTGTTCATGTCTCGATGAATATAAGAGTTACAGAATCGATATTTGGATTAATAAGGAGCTCTCATTCTATTCATCCTCCCCCTATTTTcgtcctttttttttactatctttttttgtcattttttcccattttcccCGCACCCCTCCCTGCAACTGCCTCCTTGGGCATGTCGAAAAAAATACGCCCAAAATAACCAACATATCCACCCCACCAAACCTAAGACAAAGACAAACAATATCTCGCCATACCct
Encoded here:
- a CDS encoding uncharacterized protein (Compare to YALI0C05687g, similar to uniprot|Q6C2W3 Yarrowia lipolytica YALI0F04620g) yields the protein MRGRTDLVVLLAIELLLGGRLDRLDGEHSSVEARSVGLVAEGLLDGLLGAKQPAKEVLKNIDNVVEQRRHENLLRQVDNPHSNVGEEVLEAGVDNEGVDGLVEPGTALDHVQEGVEVLEHAQKSVGDSLAQLVERQVSDGLAGVLEELATGLQKANSKVDVTGEVKESNRLLGLGGKGARSERENRSEVGHHLGGIFAGNKNLPGLESGGGSSQSTGGDGGNGNGGELHWRRD